From one Pieris brassicae chromosome 5, ilPieBrab1.1, whole genome shotgun sequence genomic stretch:
- the LOC123710486 gene encoding myosin heavy chain, muscle isoform X1, whose product MPKPIVQEGEDPDPTPYLFVSLEQKRIDQSKPYDGKKACWVPDEKEGFLQGEIKATKGDLVTVNLPGGETKDFKKDFVTQVNPPKYEKCEDMSNLTYLNDASVLYNLKQRYYHKLIYTYSGLFCVAINPYKRFPVYTTRCARLYRGKRRSEVPPHIFAISDGAYVNMLTNHENQSMLITGESGAGKTENTKKVIAYFATVGASQKKDASQEKKGSLEDQVVQTNPVLEAFGNAKTVRNDNSSRFGKFIRIHFGPSGKLAGADIETYLLEKARVISQQALERSYHIFYQMMSGSVNGLKAKCLLSNDIMDYNIVAQGKTVIPGVDDGEEMRLTDQAFDILGFTQEEKDNVYKITAAVMHMGGMKFKQRGREEQAEADGTEDGEKVAKLFGVDCADLYKNLLKPRIKVGNEFVTQGRNKDQVTNSIGALCKGVFDRLFKWLVKKCNETLDTKQKRQHFIGVLDIAGFEIFDFNGFEQLCINFTNEKLQQFFNHHMFVLEQEEYQREGIEWTFIDFGMDLQNCIDLIEKPMGILSILEEESMFPKATDQTFVEKLNNNHLGKSPPYLKPKPPKPGCQAAHFAIGHYAGNVGYNITGWLEKNKDPLNDTVVDQFKKGSNKLLIEIFADHPGQSGDAGAGGGGKGAGGKRAKGSAFQTVSSLYREQLNNLMATLRSTQPHFVRCIIPNELKQAGLIDSHLVMHQLTCNGVLEGIRICRKGFPNRMVYPDFKLRYKILCPNLLKEPISPEKASEKILEHTGLDSESFRLGKTKVFFRAGVLGQMEELRDDRLSKIVSWLQSYIRGYLSRKEFKRLQEQRIALQVVQRNLRKYLQLRTWPWWKLWQRVKPLLNVTRIEDEIAKLEEKAQKAQEAFEKEEKLRKEVEALNAKLLEEKQALLSNLEGEKGSLSEVQERANKLQAQKADLENQLRDTQDRLTQEEDARNQLFQGKKKLEQEISGLKKDVEDLELSIQKSEQDKATKDHQIRNLNDEIAHQDELINKLNKEKKLQGESTQKTSEELQAAEDKVNHLNKVKQKLEQTLDELEDSLEREKKLRGDVEKQRRKVEGDLKLTQEAVTDLERNKKELEQTIQRKDKEISSLTAKLEDEQSLVSKLQKQIKELQGRIEELEEEVESERQARAKAEKQRADLARELEELGERLEEAGGATSAQIELNKKREAELSKLRRDLEEANIQHESTLASLRKKHNDAVAEMGEQLDQLNKLKAKAEKERSQYFSEVNDLRAGLDHLSNDKAAQEKIVKQLQHQLNEVQNKADEANRTLNDLDAAKKKLSIENSDLLRQLEEAESQVSQLSKIKVSLTTQLEDTKRLADEESRERATLLGKFRNLEHDLDNIREQVEEEAEGKADLQRQLSKANAEAQLWRSKYESEGVARSEELEEAKRKLQARLAEAEETIESLNQKVVALEKTKQRLATEVEDLQLEVDRATAIANAAEKKQKAFDKIIGEWKLKVDDLAAELDASQKECRNYSTELFRLKGAYEEGQEQLEAVRRENKNLADEVKDLLDQIGEGGRNIHEIEKARKRLEAEKDELQAALEEAEAALEQEENKVLRAQLELSQVRQEIDRRIQEKEEEFENTRKNHQRALDSMQASLEAEAKGKAEALRMKKKLEADINELEIALDHANKANAEAQKNIKRYQQQIKDLQTALEEEQRARDDAREQLGISERRANALQNELEESRTLLEQADRARRQAEQELGDAHEQLNDLSAQSASLSAAKRKLESELQTLHSDLDELLNEAKNSEEKAKKAMVDAARLADELRAEQDHAQTQEKLRKALEQQIKELQVRLDEAEANALKGGKKAIQKLEQRVRELENELDGEQRRHADAQKNLRKAERRIKELTFQAEEDRKNHERMQDLVDKLQQKIKTYKRQIEEAEEIAALNLAKFRKAQQELEEAEERADLAEQAISKFRGKGRAGSTARGVSPAPPRSRPALDGFGTFPPRFDLAPEDF is encoded by the exons ATGCCGAAGCCAATTGTCCAAGAGGGTGAGGACCCTGATCCGACCCCATACCTGTTCGTATCACTCGAACAGAAGCGCATCGACCAAAGCAAGCCCTACGATGGTAAGAAGGCTTGCTGGGTACCAGACGAGAAAGAGGGCTTCCTACAGGGAGAAATTAAAGCCACCAAGGGGGACCTGGTGACCGTCAACCTCCCTGGAGGCGAG ACAAAAGACTTCAAGAAGGACTTTGTTACTCAAGTGAACCCGCCTAAATACGAAAAATGTGAGGATATGTCCAACTTGACATACCTCAACGACGCTTCCGTTTTGTATAACTTGAAGCAGAGATATTATCATAAGCTCATTTAC ACATACTCGGGTCTCTTCTGTGTGGCTATCAACCCTTACAAGAGGTTCCCCGTGTACACGACACGATGTGCCAGGCTCTACCGAGGCAAGCGTCGCTCGGAAGTGCCTCCCCACATTTTCGCCATTTCCGACGGTGCTTACGTCAACATGTTAACCAACCACGAGAATCAATCTATGTTGATTAC CGGTGAGTCTGGTGCTGGTAAGACTGAGAACACGAAGAAGGTAATTGCGTACTTCGCGACCGTTGGTGCGTCTCAAAAGAAAGATGCAAGCCAGGAGAAGAAGGGCTCTCTAGAGGACCAAGTCGTACAAACTAACCCTGTACTTGAAGCCTTCGGTAACGCCAAGACCGTCCGTAACGACAACTCCTCCCGTttc GGTAAATTCATCCGTATCCACTTCGGACCATCAGGAAAACTGGCCGGAGCTGACATTGAAACTT ATCTGCTGGAGAAGGCCCGTGTAATCTCCCAGCAGGCGCTGGAACGTTCTTACCACATCTTCTACCAGATGATGTCCGGCTCCGTCAATGGACTTAAGG CAAAATGTCTTTTGTCCAACGACATCATGGACTACAACATCGTTGCCCAAGGAAAGACGGTCATCCCTGGCGTTGATGACGGCGAGGAAATGAGACTCACAGAC CAAGCCTTCGACATCCTGGGTTTCACTCAAGAGGAGAAAGACAATGTTTACAAGATCACAGCTGCTGTCATGCACATGGGTGGTATGAAGTTCAAACAGAGGGGTCGTGAGGAGCAAGCTGAGGCTGACGGCACTGAG GACGGTGAGAAGGTCGCTAAGTTGTTCGGTGTTGACTGCGCTGACCTATACAAGAACTTGTTGAAGCCCCGCATTAAGGTCGGAAACGAGTTCGTGACCCAAGGTCGTAACAAGGACCAGGTTACCAACTCCATTGGTGCCCTCTGCAAGGGTGTGTTTGACAGGCTGTTCAAGTGGCTCGTCAAGAAGTGTAACGAGACTCTTGACACCAAGCAAAAGAGACAGCACTTCATTGGTGTGCTTGATATCGCCGGTTTCGAGATCTTCGAC TTCAATGGTTTTGAACAACTCTGCATTAATTTCACCAACGAGAAACTGCAGCAGTTCTTTAACCACCACATGTTCGTACTGGAACAAGAGGAGTACCAGCGCGAAGGCATCGAGTGGACTTTCATTGACTTTGGCATGGACCTTCAAAATTGCATTGACCTTATTGAAAAG CCCATGGGTATCCTCTCCATTCTTGAAGAAGAGTCTATGTTCCCGAAAGCCACCGATCAGACCTTCGTTGAGAAGTTGAACAACAACCACTTGGGTAAATCCCCTCCTTACCTGAAGCCCAAGCCCCCCAAGCCCGGTTGCCAAGCAGCTCACTTCGCCATTGGTCACTACGCCGGTAAT GTCGGTTACAACATCACTGGATGGCTTGAGAAGAACAAGGACCCCTTGAACGACACTGTCGTTGACCAGTTTAAGAAGGGAAGCAACAAACTGTTGATTGAGATCTTCGCTGACCACCCTGGTCAGTCCGGAGATGCCGGTGCTGGTGGCGGTGGCAAGG GAGCTGGAGGCAAGCGTGCCAAGGGTTCCGCCTTCCAGACTGTATCATCGCTGTACAGG GAACAACTTAACAATTTGATGGCCACACTGAGGTCAACCCAACCTCACTTCGTACGTTGTATCATCCCCAACGAGTTGAAGCAGGCTG GTCTCATCGACTCCCACCTTGTGATGCACCAGCTGACATGTAACGGTGTGCTTGAGGGTATCCGTATCTGTCGTAAAGGTTTCCCCAACAGGATGGTCTACCCCGACTTCAAGCTCCG ATACAAAATTCTGTGCCCGAACCTGCTTAAAGAACCCATTTCACCGGAGAAAGCTAGCGAGAAAATTCTCGAACATACCGGCTTGGACTCGGAGTCTTTCAGACTTGGAAAGACAAAG GTATTCTTCCGCGCCGGAGTCCTGGGTCAGATGGAAGAGTTACGTGACGACAGATTGTCTAAGATCGTTTCTTGGCTACAATCCTACATCCGTGGTTACCTTTCACGTAAAGAATTCAAGAGGTTGCAGGAACAgag AATCGCTCTCCAAGTTGTCCAGCGCAACTTGCGCAAATACCTGCAGCTCCGCACCTGGCCATGGTGGAAGTTGTGGCAGAGGGTCAAGCCCCTCCTCAACGTCACCCGTATCGAGGACGAGATTGCG AAACTCGAGGAGAAGGCGCAAAAGGCCCAGGAGGCTTTCGAGAAGGAAGAAAAGCTCCGCAAGGAGGTGGAGGCTCTCAACGCCAAGCTGTTGGAGGAAAAGCAAGCGCTGCTTTCCAACTTGGAAGGAGAGAAGGGCTCTCTCAGCGAAGTGCAGGAACGCGCTAACAAACTGCAGGCTCAAAAGGCCGACCTCGAAAACCAACTTAGG GACACACAAGACCGTCTTACACAAGAAGAGGATGCCCGCAATCAGCTCTTCCAGGGCAAGAAGAAGTTGGAACAGGAAATCTCTGGACTCAAAAAGGATGTTGAAGACCTGGAGCTTTCCATCCAGAAGTCTGAACAAGACAAGGCCACCAAGGATCACCAAATTCGCAACTTGAACGATGAGATCGCCCACCAAGATGAGCTCATCAACAAGTTGAACAAAGAAAAGAAGTTACAGGGCGAGAGCACCCAGAAGACATCTGAGGAGCTCCAAGCCGCCGAGGACAAGGTCAACCACCTTAACAAGGTTAAGCAAAAGTTGGAACAGACCCTCGACGAGCTCGAAGATTCATTGGAGCGTGAAAAGAAACTCCGCGGTGACGTCGAGAAGCAGAGGAGGAAGGTTGAGGGTGACCTCAAGCTTACTCAGGAGGCCGTCACTGACTTGGAGCGCAACAAAAAAGAACTCGAACAAACCATCCAACGCAAGGACAAGGAGATCTCTTCCCTCACTGCCAAGCTCGAAGACGAACAATCTCTGGTCAGCAAACTCCAGAAACAGATTAAGGAACTACAGGGCCGCATCGAAGAACTCGAAGAGGAAGTGGAGTCGGAGAGACAAGCCCGTGCCAAGGCCGAAAAGCAACGCGCCGACCTCGCACGTGAGCTTGAGGAGCTCGGCGAGCGTCTGGAGGAGGCCGGTGGTGCCACCTCTGCTCAAATCGAGCTCAACAAGAAGCGTGAGGCTGAACTTAGCAAACTGCGTCGTGACTTGGAGGAGGCTAACATCCAACACGAGTCCACACTCGCTAGCTTGCGCAAGAAGCACAACGATGCCGTAGCCGAGATGGGCGAGCAGCTTGACCAGCTCAACAAGCTCAAGGCTAA GGCTGAGAAAGAGCGCTCTCAATACTTTAGCGAAGTCAATGACCTTCGTGCCGGTCTCGACCATTTGTCCAACGATAAG GCTGCCCAAGAAAAGATCGTTAAGCAACTCCAACACCAACTCAATGAGGTACAAAACAAGGCTGATGAAGCTAACCGTACCCTCAACGACTTGGACGCTGCTAAGAAGAAGCTCTCCATCGAGAACTCTGACCTGCTCCGCCAACTCGAAGAAGCTGAATCCCAAGTCTCACAGCTGTCCAAGATCAAGGTGTCTCTCACAACTCAGCTTGAGGACACCAAGAGGCTTGCTGACGAAGAATCCAGG GAACGCGCTACACTTCTTGGCAAGTTCCGCAACTTGGAGCACGATTTGGACAACATCCGCGAGCAAGTTGAAGAGGAAGCCGAGGGCAAGGCTGATTTACAACGCCAATTGTCCAAGGCTAACGCTGAAGCCCAATTATGGCGATCCAAGTACGAATCCGAGGGAGTCGCCCGCTCCGAGGAGCTCGAGGAAGCCAAGCGCAAGCTCCAGGCTCGCCTTGCAGAAGCCGAGGAGACCATTGAATCACTTAACCAGAAGGTTGTTGCTCTTGAAAAGACGAAGCAACGCCTTGCTACTGAAGTTGAGGACTTACAGCTCGAGGTCGACAGAGCCACTGCCATTGCCAACGCTGCTGAGAAGAAACAGAAGGCGTTCGACAAGATCATTGGTGAATGGAAACTCAAGGTTGATGACCTGGCGGCTGAACTTGATGCCAGCCAAAAGGAATGCCGCAACTACTCTACTGAACTGTTCCGCCTTAAAGGTGCCTACGAAGAAGGCCAAGAACAACTCGAAGCCGTTCGTCGCGAAAACAAGAACCTCGCTGATGAAGTCAAGGACTTACTTGACCAAATCGGTGAAGGAGGCCGCAACATTCACGAAATTGAAAAGGCTAGGAAGCGTCTTGAAGCCGAGAAGGATGAACTCCAGGCGGCTCTTGAAGAGGCTGAAGCTGCTCTTGAACAAGAAGAAAACAAGGTCCTGCGCGCACAACTGGAGTTGTCACAGGTCAGACAAGAGATCGACAGGAGGATCCAAGAGAAGGAAGAGGAATTCGAAAACACGCGCAAGAACCACCAGCGTGCACTTGACTCTATGCAAGCCTCCCTCGAAGCTGAAGCCAAGGGCAAGGCTGAGGCGCTGCGCATGAAGAAGAAGCTTGAGGCCGACATTAACGAACTTGAGATCGCTCTCGACCACGCTAACAAGGCCAACGCTGAGGCACAGAAGAACATCAAACGCTACCAGCAACAGATTAAGGATCTCCAGACCGCTCTTGAAGAGGAACAACGTGCCCGGGATGATGCCCGTGAACAGCTCGGAATCTCTGAACGTCGTGCTAACGCACTCCAGAATGAACTTGAGGAATCCCGTACTCTCCTAGAACAAGCTGACCGTGCCCGTCGTCAAGCTGAACAAGAATTGGGTGACGCTCATGAACAACTCAATGATCTGTCCGCCCAGAGTGCATCACTCTCCGCCGCCAAGAGGAAACTCGAGTCTGAATTACAGACTCTTCACTCTGACCTTGACGAACTCCTCAACGAGGCCAAGAACTCAGAAGAGAAAGCAAAGAAGGCAATGGTTGACGCTGCCAGACTTGCTGACGAGCTCCGCGCTGAACAGGATCATGCTCAAACACAGGAGAAACTTCGCAAGGCCCTTGAACAGCAAATCAAGGAACTGCAAGTGAGACTCGACGAAGCTGAAGCTAACGCTCTTAAGGGCGGTAAGAAAGCTATCCAGAAACTTGAACAGAGAGTACGAGAACTTGAAAATGAGCTGGATGGTGAACAGAGGAGGCATGCTGATGCTCAAAAGAACCTCCGTAAGGCTGAGAGACGCATCAAGGAGTTGACGTTCCAGGCTGAGGAGGACCGCAAGAACCACGAACGTATGCAAGACCTTGTTGACAAACTTCAACAGAAGATCAAGACCTACAAGAGGCAGATCGAGGAAGCCGAAGAAATCGCTGCTCTTAACTTAGCCAAGTTCCGCAAAGCACAGCAGGAGTTGGAAGAGGCCGAGGAAAGGGCAGACCTCGCCGAGCAAGCCATCAGCAAATTCCGTGGCAAGGGACGTGCGGGATCCACTGCGAGAGGAGTCAGTCCGGCG ccCCCACGTTCGCGCCCCGCGCTTGACGGTTTCGGCACCTTCCCACCAAGGTTCGACCTAGCGCCCGAAGATTTCTAA